The Metamycoplasma phocicerebrale genome includes a region encoding these proteins:
- a CDS encoding PTS glucose transporter subunit IIB: MNSKNKFLYFFLIIITFGFILIYWKKKYRQIKQKDYLSKETKISFDLEDLLKNLGGKDNIKSLSSTQKILKVFFFDKQKVNSLELKKLDGVSGIALQSGSVSLVLGNTAKHVEELINEVK; encoded by the coding sequence ATGAATAGTAAGAATAAATTTTTATACTTTTTTTTAATAATAATAACTTTTGGTTTTATATTAATATATTGAAAGAAAAAATATAGACAAATAAAACAAAAAGATTATTTATCAAAAGAAACAAAAATAAGTTTTGATTTAGAAGATTTATTGAAAAATCTAGGTGGTAAGGATAATATCAAATCATTATCATCCACTCAAAAAATTCTTAAGGTTTTTTTCTTTGATAAGCAAAAAGTTAATTCTTTAGAGTTAAAAAAATTAGATGGAGTAAGTGGCATAGCATTACAAAGTGGTAGCGTATCATTAGTTTTAGGTAATACAGCTAAACATGTTGAAGAATTAATAAACGAGGTAAAATAG
- the trpS gene encoding tryptophan--tRNA ligase has translation MNKKRVLSGITATGKLTLANYIGAIKNMVKLQEEYESYIFIADLHALTLPIDPKVLEENRKNIYALFMACGIDTNKTTLFFQSDVMEHGLMNWLILVNTTIGELSRMTQFKDKSSKVKSANGMETIPTGLLMYPTLMVGDIILYDADLVPVGIDQKQHVELTRNLAQRLNNKFNLDFKIPEPYIPEIGAKIMSLAEPTKKMSKSDINEKASIYLLDDPEKAYKKILKAVTDSEGKIYLSDDKPGIKNLLTIYSVLKDISLEEAVKYFEKKNYGELKQEVGLIVKSFLEKIQTNYKKTILEVEKEAKKGALVASKIASNNLKKLMKGLGLNNESK, from the coding sequence ATGAATAAAAAAAGAGTATTAAGTGGAATTACAGCTACTGGCAAATTAACATTAGCCAACTATATTGGTGCTATAAAAAATATGGTGAAGCTGCAAGAAGAATATGAAAGTTATATTTTTATTGCTGATTTGCATGCGCTAACATTACCTATTGATCCAAAAGTTTTAGAAGAAAATAGGAAAAATATATATGCATTATTTATGGCTTGTGGAATTGACACAAATAAAACAACATTATTTTTTCAATCTGATGTAATGGAACATGGATTAATGAATTGATTAATTTTGGTAAATACAACGATTGGAGAATTGTCTAGAATGACGCAATTTAAGGACAAGTCTTCAAAAGTTAAATCTGCTAATGGCATGGAAACTATACCAACAGGTTTACTAATGTACCCAACACTTATGGTAGGAGACATAATTTTATATGATGCAGATTTAGTTCCTGTAGGAATTGATCAAAAACAACATGTTGAGCTAACAAGAAATTTAGCTCAAAGATTAAATAATAAATTTAATTTAGATTTTAAAATTCCAGAACCTTATATACCTGAAATAGGCGCAAAAATAATGTCATTAGCTGAACCAACTAAAAAAATGTCAAAATCTGACATCAATGAAAAAGCTTCTATTTATTTATTAGATGATCCTGAAAAAGCTTATAAAAAAATATTAAAAGCGGTTACAGATTCAGAAGGAAAAATATATTTATCTGATGATAAGCCAGGAATTAAAAATTTATTAACAATTTATTCAGTGCTTAAAGATATTTCTTTGGAAGAAGCAGTTAAATATTTTGAAAAGAAAAATTATGGAGAATTAAAACAAGAAGTTGGGTTAATAGTTAAAAGCTTTTTAGAAAAAATTCAAACTAATTACAAAAAAACAATTTTAGAAGTTGAAAAAGAAGCAAAAAAAGGCGCTTTAGTTGCATCTAAAATTGCAAGCAACAATCTTAAAAAATTAATGAAGGGACTTGGACTAAACAATGAAAGCAAATAG
- the thrS gene encoding threonine--tRNA ligase: MKANSKLNHSTSHLLAAAILKLYPNTKLAIGPAIEEGFYYDFEFENPILESDLPKIEKTMKKMAEQGYETKKVGIEFFCFDNQPYKKELYDEFLKEKKEITFFQFIHPKTNEILFTDLCAGGHVDDTKEIKHFKLLSIAGAYWRGNSDNKMLTRIYGTSWETKEELDKYLNILEERKERDHRKLGKELNLFMFSNLSGQGFPIWLEDGMKIHNAIRNYVLKLDKKFGFTEVLTPHFGEKKLYEISGHWSHYQDTMFKPIKMDNETLVARPMTCPHHIILFNSTRRSYRDLPIRYSEQSRLYRYEKSGALSGLERVRSMDLTEGHVFVRPDQIKDEFKHLYKMILKALKDFDIEIDHVSLSLRDPKDEEKFFKDDEMWNKAEDDLRKVLKELNIEYKEFVGEAAFYGPKVDFQVRTVLNRIITMSTLQLDFLLPQRFDMKFVDDNEQFQRPVLIHRGLIGTYERFIATLLEQTKGVLPYWLSPRQVTILPISDDQNDYCQKLYEEFLDLDINVNIDLRKERINKKMREAQIQKTKFIIVIGKQEIENNTLAVREYGSDQTKIYNKKEFINKLFELKRNLK, from the coding sequence ATGAAAGCAAATAGTAAATTAAATCACTCTACTAGTCATTTATTAGCAGCAGCTATTTTAAAATTATATCCAAATACAAAACTTGCAATAGGCCCGGCTATAGAAGAAGGTTTTTATTATGATTTTGAATTTGAAAACCCAATTCTAGAATCTGACTTACCAAAAATTGAAAAAACAATGAAAAAAATGGCAGAGCAAGGATATGAAACAAAAAAAGTTGGAATAGAATTTTTTTGTTTTGATAATCAACCATATAAAAAAGAGCTTTATGATGAATTTTTAAAAGAAAAGAAAGAAATAACATTTTTTCAATTTATTCATCCTAAAACAAATGAAATCTTATTTACTGATTTATGTGCAGGTGGACATGTAGATGATACTAAAGAAATTAAACACTTTAAGTTATTATCAATAGCGGGAGCATATTGAAGAGGAAATTCTGATAATAAAATGTTAACTAGAATTTATGGTACTTCTTGAGAAACAAAAGAAGAACTAGATAAATACTTAAATATATTAGAAGAAAGAAAAGAAAGAGATCACCGTAAATTAGGAAAAGAATTGAATTTGTTTATGTTTAGTAATTTAAGTGGACAAGGATTTCCTATTTGATTAGAAGATGGTATGAAAATACATAATGCAATTAGAAATTATGTATTAAAATTGGATAAGAAATTTGGTTTTACTGAAGTTTTAACTCCTCATTTTGGTGAAAAAAAATTGTATGAAATTAGTGGACATTGATCACATTATCAAGATACTATGTTTAAACCAATTAAAATGGATAATGAAACTTTAGTTGCTAGACCAATGACATGTCCTCACCACATTATTTTATTTAATTCAACAAGACGCTCTTATCGTGATTTGCCAATAAGATATTCAGAGCAATCTAGATTGTATCGTTACGAAAAATCAGGTGCCCTAAGTGGATTAGAACGTGTTAGATCTATGGATTTAACTGAAGGCCATGTTTTTGTAAGACCAGATCAAATTAAAGATGAATTTAAACACTTATATAAAATGATTTTGAAGGCTTTAAAAGATTTTGATATTGAAATAGATCACGTTTCTTTGTCTTTAAGAGACCCAAAAGATGAAGAAAAATTCTTTAAAGATGATGAAATGTGAAATAAAGCTGAAGACGATTTAAGAAAAGTTTTAAAAGAATTAAATATAGAATACAAAGAATTTGTTGGTGAAGCTGCTTTTTATGGACCAAAAGTAGACTTTCAAGTTAGAACTGTTCTTAATAGAATTATTACAATGTCGACATTACAATTAGATTTTTTATTACCACAAAGATTTGATATGAAATTTGTAGATGATAATGAACAATTTCAAAGACCTGTATTAATTCATAGAGGTTTAATTGGAACTTATGAAAGATTTATAGCTACATTGTTAGAGCAAACAAAAGGGGTGTTACCTTATTGATTAAGTCCAAGACAAGTTACTATATTACCTATTAGTGATGACCAGAATGATTACTGCCAAAAATTATATGAAGAATTTTTAGATTTAGATATTAATGTTAATATTGATTTAAGAAAAGAAAGAATAAACAAAAAAATGCGAGAAGCACAAATTCAAAAAACTAAATTTATAATTGTTATTGGCAAACAAGAAATTGAAAACAACACATTGGCTGTAAGAGAATATGGTAGCGATCAAACTAAAATTTATAATAAAAAAGAATTTATTAATAAATTATTTGAACTAAAAAGAAATTTAAAATAA
- a CDS encoding DEAD/DEAH box helicase — protein MDSNNTKYQSLMANLLNIDTYDSSLYSAIDNERYFDVYKNFGEDTFNEIYNKFNINCVLAEAANRTIAERVSEARNKTEIVNIFKEYNKRLDDNIFKMLSSNLDKAKNIIISQQETEFQKSIVKWKKILNKAQNINIETNIWPLHIGFFYISIKTENKTIYAPLFFKEILVEVRNSLVYISSNSDIRVNSKLVTFLNQEGFSLNVDSFDFTGLSIREVFERFKKIWSPLFSMPETLKQGIKNLNVDNIKNTSILFHSGIVLGFFNVSSGYLWNQMKKIIENDEFDKILQPNVNKNVYRQKVQKVIFDDNFKLFKIQETNYSQDVATVSSLYQDTIIWGPPGTGKSQTISNLITNIIARGYTALVVSQKKAALDVLKNRMKKLSIFCLFALNDKNLRLETFYEPLREFIYLIENYQKSEMEEGFSVFSDEDKNYVDNVNLIKQTPNLSNIINFYAAIMNGNFNNQTYESLKLLDPSLKYNLSKITKDRKELINTLYEANYNKRRTIFTIVPGEIKRMADLILQDESLFTIDIDEALKYVNSVSYEEIVKFSEQYKKILISKTLKLNDDKKLTKILLEKTFEKINNFTEEQKRQYTSFAMAIRIGSLKPYKFFHKHKEMIKFLFPIIVTTPELDLSMWSKEEFDYAILDESSQVFLEKGIPILYLAKRKILAGDNQQMQPTRWFSASYSFDEEDDFGNIKSLLDYAMVLGVYSVLLDKNYRSKKATLMTFSSKHFYESKLDVIDNYELSLSKDKAIEVIQVDGTWDNSMNEAEGLKVIELARENIKIYNKIIILLFNSKQQDYLMNKIFGLEPALEEALMNEKIIIKNIENVQGDEADLVIMSVVYDKNTSLQNTYVARNGGKNALNVAISRAREKVMVVKSIYADDIEISDKSTTDMIMFRDWLKFLDLPLESQKNYLDETNDYLATKINVIPEDLKFKVDVLDSLKQLIIDKPDFKFEVNYSVGTKTIDIVLVNNLNKKMVQGFILDIFSYKNDYQKYLIFRDSIKFLESKEYPIIYISEIEWPINKNKIFSYLKRVIYEESIINAEFRREKENTAKKLTINDVSYKMEDSISDIDLKESFTKENDISKNNDAKPKTELTNKEIKEDDEIDDYPVDYIEDQESVSKEIDLYEEQNLGENRKAEIDDIDMLSEPNNFKKNEPKIELKLEIQNSDEMNFAEMEDEDTDTKHDNLVSDDLDKDRENLNINENEASSKNTEEFTIISNDNEDFETNNNNIDIEKTTEIDFDEILAKNKIDPSIADNTNEHDKKIEIETLPSLNDDSEEIIKNFNLLDEEEDTNMPELNNKDSE, from the coding sequence ATGGATTCAAATAACACAAAGTATCAAAGTTTAATGGCTAATCTTTTAAACATTGATACATATGATTCATCATTATATAGTGCAATTGATAACGAACGATATTTTGATGTTTATAAAAATTTTGGTGAAGACACATTCAATGAAATTTATAACAAATTTAATATTAACTGTGTTTTAGCAGAAGCAGCTAATAGAACAATCGCTGAAAGAGTAAGTGAGGCTCGCAATAAAACAGAAATAGTAAATATTTTTAAGGAATACAACAAAAGATTAGATGACAACATATTTAAGATGTTGTCTTCTAATTTAGATAAAGCAAAAAATATAATTATTTCGCAGCAAGAAACAGAATTTCAAAAATCCATTGTTAAATGAAAAAAAATCTTAAACAAAGCTCAAAACATTAATATTGAAACCAATATTTGACCATTACATATTGGATTTTTTTATATTTCAATAAAAACAGAAAACAAAACTATTTATGCTCCTTTGTTTTTTAAAGAAATACTTGTAGAAGTAAGAAATTCGTTAGTTTATATTAGTTCTAATTCAGATATAAGAGTTAATAGTAAATTAGTGACTTTTTTAAATCAAGAAGGTTTTTCATTAAATGTTGATTCTTTTGACTTTACAGGTTTATCTATTAGAGAGGTTTTTGAACGTTTTAAAAAAATATGATCTCCTTTATTTTCTATGCCTGAAACATTAAAACAAGGAATTAAAAATTTAAATGTTGATAATATAAAAAATACTTCAATATTATTTCACTCGGGAATAGTATTAGGATTCTTTAATGTTTCTTCAGGTTATTTATGAAATCAAATGAAGAAAATTATAGAAAACGACGAATTTGATAAGATTTTACAACCAAATGTAAACAAGAATGTATATCGTCAAAAAGTGCAAAAAGTTATTTTTGATGATAATTTTAAACTTTTTAAAATCCAAGAAACCAATTATTCACAAGACGTAGCAACAGTTTCATCGTTGTACCAAGATACAATTATTTGAGGTCCACCAGGAACAGGTAAATCGCAAACTATTTCAAATTTAATTACAAATATAATTGCAAGAGGATATACAGCTTTAGTTGTAAGTCAGAAAAAAGCTGCCTTAGATGTTTTAAAAAACAGAATGAAAAAACTTTCTATTTTTTGTTTATTTGCTTTAAATGATAAAAACTTAAGATTAGAAACTTTTTATGAACCATTAAGAGAATTTATATATTTAATTGAAAATTATCAAAAATCAGAGATGGAAGAAGGTTTCAGTGTTTTTTCTGATGAAGATAAAAATTATGTTGATAATGTAAATTTAATAAAACAAACTCCAAATTTATCAAATATAATAAATTTTTATGCAGCCATTATGAATGGAAACTTCAATAATCAAACTTATGAAAGTTTAAAATTGCTTGATCCTAGTTTAAAATATAATCTTTCAAAAATTACAAAAGATCGAAAAGAGTTAATTAACACATTATATGAAGCAAACTATAACAAAAGACGTACTATTTTTACAATAGTACCAGGCGAAATAAAAAGAATGGCAGATTTAATTCTTCAAGACGAATCTTTATTTACAATTGATATTGATGAAGCCTTAAAATATGTTAATTCGGTTAGTTATGAAGAAATTGTTAAATTCTCAGAACAATACAAAAAAATATTAATTTCAAAAACTCTAAAATTAAATGATGATAAAAAATTAACAAAAATCCTTTTAGAAAAAACATTTGAAAAAATTAATAATTTTACTGAAGAACAAAAAAGGCAATATACTTCTTTTGCTATGGCAATTAGAATTGGCAGTTTAAAACCATATAAGTTTTTTCACAAACATAAAGAAATGATTAAATTCTTATTTCCAATAATTGTTACAACCCCAGAATTAGATTTATCTATGTGATCAAAAGAAGAATTTGATTATGCAATATTAGATGAATCGTCACAAGTATTCTTAGAAAAAGGAATACCAATTTTGTATTTAGCAAAAAGAAAAATATTAGCAGGTGATAATCAACAAATGCAACCTACAAGATGGTTTTCAGCATCTTATAGTTTTGATGAAGAAGACGATTTTGGCAATATAAAATCGTTGTTAGATTATGCTATGGTTTTAGGAGTTTACTCTGTTCTTTTAGATAAAAACTATCGTTCAAAAAAAGCTACTTTGATGACTTTTTCTTCTAAACATTTTTATGAATCAAAGCTAGATGTTATAGATAATTATGAATTATCCCTTTCAAAAGACAAAGCAATAGAAGTTATACAAGTTGATGGTACTTGGGATAATAGTATGAATGAAGCAGAAGGTTTAAAAGTAATTGAATTAGCGCGCGAAAATATTAAAATATACAATAAAATTATTATTCTTTTATTTAACTCTAAACAACAAGATTATTTAATGAATAAAATATTTGGTTTAGAACCAGCCTTAGAAGAGGCTTTAATGAATGAAAAAATAATTATTAAAAATATAGAAAATGTTCAAGGTGATGAAGCAGATTTAGTTATTATGTCAGTTGTTTATGACAAAAACACTTCTTTACAAAATACATATGTTGCTAGAAATGGTGGAAAAAATGCTTTAAATGTTGCTATTTCAAGAGCTCGTGAAAAGGTTATGGTAGTAAAATCAATTTATGCTGATGATATTGAAATTAGTGACAAATCAACTACAGACATGATTATGTTTAGAGATTGGTTAAAATTTTTAGATTTACCATTAGAAAGCCAAAAAAATTATTTAGATGAAACAAACGATTATTTAGCAACTAAAATCAACGTTATTCCAGAAGATTTGAAATTTAAAGTAGATGTTTTAGATAGTTTAAAACAATTAATTATAGATAAACCTGATTTTAAATTTGAAGTTAATTATTCAGTAGGAACCAAAACTATTGATATTGTTTTGGTTAATAATTTAAACAAAAAAATGGTTCAAGGTTTTATATTAGACATTTTTAGTTATAAAAATGATTATCAAAAATATTTAATATTTAGAGATTCTATTAAGTTTTTAGAATCAAAAGAGTATCCAATTATTTATATTTCAGAAATTGAATGGCCTATAAATAAAAATAAAATATTTTCTTATTTAAAAAGAGTAATTTATGAAGAAAGTATTATTAATGCAGAATTTAGAAGAGAAAAAGAAAACACTGCTAAAAAATTAACAATTAATGATGTTTCTTATAAAATGGAAGATTCAATTTCAGATATTGATTTAAAAGAAAGTTTTACAAAGGAAAATGATATATCAAAAAATAATGACGCAAAACCTAAAACAGAATTAACAAATAAAGAAATAAAAGAAGACGACGAAATAGACGATTACCCAGTTGATTATATAGAAGATCAAGAATCTGTCTCTAAAGAAATTGATTTATATGAAGAACAAAATTTAGGTGAAAATCGTAAAGCTGAAATTGATGATATTGATATGTTATCAGAACCTAATAATTTCAAAAAAAATGAACCCAAAATTGAATTAAAATTAGAAATTCAAAATTCTGATGAAATGAATTTTGCTGAAATGGAAGATGAAGATACAGACACAAAACATGATAATTTAGTTTCAGATGATTTAGATAAAGACCGAGAAAACTTAAATATAAATGAAAATGAAGCTTCTTCAAAAAATACTGAAGAGTTTACTATTATAAGTAATGATAATGAAGACTTTGAAACTAATAACAATAATATAGACATAGAAAAAACTACCGAAATAGATTTTGATGAAATACTAGCAAAAAATAAGATTGATCCTTCAATAGCCGATAATACAAATGAGCATGATAAAAAAATAGAAATTGAAACATTACCATCTTTAAATGACGATTCCGAAGAGATTATTAAAAACTTTAATTTGCTAGATGAAGAAGAAGATACAAATATGCCAGAATTAAATAATAAGGATAGTGAATAA